In a genomic window of Desulfovibrio sp. JC022:
- the acs gene encoding acetate--CoA ligase: MTEEQKIESLSKENRLFNPPTNFPGACVKSLEEYKAIYDRSINDMEGFWAERADELLTWDKKWDNVLDYDFDKPEVKWFEGGKLNASANCLDRHIENGRRNKAALIWQGEEDHEVKVYTYDMLHREVCRFANVLKKLGVQKGDRVSIYLPMIPELAIAMLACTRIGAPHSIIFAGFSSNSLRDRINDCGAKVHITGDGVLRGGRKIPLKPNSDEALKECPSVEQCVVVPRANNEIEMVEGRDRLWSDLMEDPEITDNCPYELMDSEDPLFILYTSGSTGKPKGVFHTTGGYMTYAAHTCQWVFDLKDDDVHWCTADIGWVTGHSYIVYGPLALGATSVMFESVPTYPDPARFWQVCEKFRVNIFYTAPTAIRALMKEGDQWTKKYDLSSLRILGTVGEPINPEAWMWYHENIGAEKLPIVDTWWQTETGGHVLSPLPYATPLKPGSATLPLPGIDAAIVDRHGDEVGPNEGGFLVIRKPWPGMLRGVWGAPERYKKQYFEGFPGTYESGDGARRDEDGYFWIMGRVDDVINVSGHRLGTAEIESALVSHPATSEAAVVGMPHEVKGQTIYAYVTLKAEYDEDDDLIKELRMHVRKEIGPLAAPEVIQFAPSLPKTRSGKIMRRILRKIVEGDTSNLGDTSTLADPSVVTDLIEGYEEIMNP; encoded by the coding sequence ATGACTGAAGAACAAAAAATTGAAAGTCTCTCCAAAGAAAACAGGCTCTTTAATCCTCCTACCAATTTCCCCGGCGCATGCGTGAAAAGCCTTGAAGAATACAAGGCTATTTACGACCGTTCCATCAACGACATGGAAGGTTTCTGGGCCGAACGTGCCGACGAGCTGCTCACCTGGGACAAGAAGTGGGACAATGTTCTTGATTACGATTTCGACAAACCGGAAGTTAAATGGTTTGAAGGCGGCAAACTCAACGCCTCCGCCAACTGCCTTGACCGCCACATTGAAAATGGTCGCCGCAACAAAGCCGCCCTCATCTGGCAGGGCGAAGAAGATCATGAAGTAAAAGTCTACACCTACGATATGCTGCACCGCGAGGTATGCCGCTTTGCCAACGTGCTCAAAAAACTGGGCGTGCAAAAAGGTGACCGCGTATCCATTTACCTGCCCATGATCCCGGAACTGGCTATCGCCATGCTGGCATGTACCCGCATCGGCGCACCCCACTCCATCATTTTCGCAGGCTTCAGCTCCAACAGCCTGCGTGACCGCATCAACGACTGCGGCGCAAAAGTTCACATCACCGGAGACGGCGTTCTGCGCGGCGGAAGAAAAATCCCGCTCAAACCCAACTCCGATGAAGCTCTCAAAGAGTGCCCTTCTGTTGAACAGTGCGTTGTTGTTCCCAGAGCAAACAATGAAATTGAAATGGTCGAAGGCCGTGACCGTCTCTGGTCCGACCTCATGGAAGACCCGGAAATTACCGACAACTGCCCCTACGAACTGATGGATTCCGAAGATCCGCTCTTCATCCTCTACACTTCCGGCAGTACCGGAAAGCCCAAAGGTGTTTTTCACACCACCGGCGGCTACATGACCTACGCCGCCCACACCTGCCAGTGGGTATTCGACCTTAAAGATGATGACGTGCACTGGTGCACCGCCGATATCGGCTGGGTAACCGGACATTCCTACATTGTTTATGGACCGCTCGCCCTTGGAGCCACCAGCGTCATGTTTGAATCCGTACCCACCTACCCGGACCCGGCAAGATTCTGGCAGGTCTGCGAAAAATTTCGGGTAAATATCTTCTACACCGCGCCCACTGCCATCCGCGCCCTCATGAAGGAAGGCGACCAGTGGACCAAGAAATACGATCTCTCCAGCCTGCGCATTCTCGGCACGGTCGGTGAGCCCATCAACCCTGAAGCATGGATGTGGTACCACGAAAATATCGGTGCCGAGAAACTGCCCATCGTTGACACATGGTGGCAGACGGAAACAGGCGGACATGTCCTTTCCCCGCTGCCCTACGCCACCCCGCTCAAGCCCGGCTCGGCAACCCTCCCGCTGCCCGGCATTGATGCGGCAATTGTGGACCGCCACGGCGATGAAGTCGGTCCCAACGAAGGCGGTTTCCTCGTAATCCGTAAACCGTGGCCCGGTATGCTGCGCGGAGTCTGGGGTGCCCCTGAAAGGTACAAAAAACAGTACTTTGAAGGATTCCCCGGAACATACGAATCCGGCGATGGAGCACGCAGAGACGAAGATGGGTACTTCTGGATCATGGGCCGTGTGGACGATGTAATCAACGTTTCCGGTCACAGACTGGGAACCGCTGAAATCGAATCCGCACTGGTTTCCCACCCGGCAACCTCCGAGGCAGCTGTCGTAGGTATGCCTCACGAGGTTAAGGGCCAGACCATTTACGCTTACGTGACCCTCAAGGCCGAATACGACGAGGATGATGACCTGATCAAGGAACTGCGTATGCATGTTCGTAAGGAAATCGGTCCTCTGGCAGCACCGGAAGTGATCCAGTTCGCTCCCTCCCTGCCTAAGACCCGTAGCGGTAAGATCATGCGCCGTATCCTGCGCAAGATTGTAGAAGGCGATACTTCGAACCTCGGCGACACTTCGACACTGGCTGATCCTTCAGTAGTGACCGATCTCATCGAAGGTTATGAAGAAATAATGAATCCATAA
- a CDS encoding glycosyltransferase family 9 protein, which yields MKALVINLTRFGDLLQTQPVITALAEQGYEVGVMCLKNFAGTTQLLRNVAKTFPLPGSSLLAAIDRDWRDAVNLFESYCAEIEDSFDPALVINLTPSVSSRLIALRLSKGREVRGFAMDEFGFNADTSRWAGFLQMASSNRGSSPFNVVDLFSKVAGIDNPAPFELAEPSPEMKVAALKLLENPAPGAKGFVGFQPGASEDRRRWPVDHFRELGRRLWKEKRRVPVLLGAESERGLGERILERAEFPSVNLMGGTSLPELAAVLRRLDLLVTNDTGTMHLAAGVGTPLAAIFLATAQPWDTGPAAENLCCFEPDLDCHPCPFGQKCVYDNICRQEVAPDAVFEAASSFIDSGKWGRIENREVRAYLTGRDGLGFISLSSLSGHEQSDRHKWILLQRELYRRFLDGEDIAAADLPRIELSSDLRSRLLSTLNSSRDVLFLLSKQAMILKADPIEAIKIKFLANLQKIQDILSSCPELSVLSSMWMIESRAHENMDGVMEQLSRYMDLIGGMSVSVE from the coding sequence ATGAAAGCGTTAGTTATCAATCTCACCCGTTTCGGGGACCTGCTCCAGACCCAGCCTGTAATTACTGCTTTAGCAGAACAGGGCTATGAAGTGGGGGTCATGTGTTTGAAAAATTTTGCCGGTACAACGCAGCTGCTGCGCAATGTGGCAAAGACTTTCCCTCTGCCCGGATCATCCCTGCTGGCAGCCATTGACCGGGACTGGCGCGATGCCGTTAATCTTTTTGAATCATATTGCGCTGAAATAGAAGATTCCTTTGATCCTGCTCTGGTCATAAACCTGACTCCGTCCGTTTCATCAAGATTAATAGCCCTCAGATTAAGCAAAGGGCGTGAGGTGCGCGGTTTCGCCATGGACGAATTCGGCTTTAATGCTGATACCTCACGCTGGGCCGGGTTCCTGCAAATGGCTTCTTCCAATCGCGGGTCCAGCCCGTTCAATGTGGTTGATCTGTTCAGCAAGGTTGCGGGTATAGACAACCCCGCACCGTTTGAGCTGGCAGAGCCTTCCCCGGAAATGAAGGTTGCGGCCCTGAAGTTGTTGGAAAACCCCGCGCCAGGAGCCAAAGGGTTCGTAGGATTTCAGCCCGGAGCCAGTGAGGACCGCAGACGCTGGCCAGTGGATCATTTCAGGGAACTTGGACGCAGATTGTGGAAGGAAAAGCGCCGGGTTCCGGTGCTGCTGGGGGCTGAAAGTGAAAGAGGACTGGGGGAGCGTATTCTTGAGAGAGCTGAATTTCCGTCCGTCAACCTTATGGGCGGAACTTCCCTGCCTGAGCTTGCCGCTGTGCTGCGCCGTCTGGATCTGCTGGTGACCAACGATACCGGAACCATGCATCTTGCCGCCGGGGTTGGAACTCCGTTGGCTGCTATCTTTTTGGCTACTGCCCAGCCGTGGGATACCGGCCCGGCAGCCGAAAACCTGTGTTGCTTTGAGCCGGACCTGGATTGTCATCCCTGCCCTTTCGGACAGAAATGCGTTTACGATAATATTTGCCGACAGGAAGTTGCGCCGGATGCTGTTTTTGAAGCAGCTTCATCGTTTATTGATAGCGGGAAGTGGGGGCGGATTGAAAACAGGGAAGTACGCGCTTACCTTACCGGGCGTGATGGACTTGGTTTTATTTCCCTAAGTTCACTTTCCGGGCATGAGCAGAGTGATCGTCATAAATGGATTCTTTTGCAGCGTGAACTTTACCGTCGTTTTCTTGACGGAGAAGATATTGCCGCTGCTGACCTTCCCCGAATAGAGCTTTCCTCCGATCTCCGGTCCAGATTGCTCAGCACGCTTAACAGCAGCCGGGATGTGCTCTTTCTGCTCAGCAAGCAGGCGATGATTCTTAAGGCTGATCCTATTGAAGCCATAAAAATAAAATTTTTAGCTAATTTGCAGAAAATACAGGATATTTTGTCATCTTGTCCTGAGCTTTCAGTTCTTTCTTCCATGTGGATGATCGAGTCCAGAGCCCATGAAAATATGGATGGGGTAATGGAGCAGCTGTCCCGGTATATGGATTTGATCGGTGGTATGTCAGTTTCTGTTGAATAA